From the Billgrantia sulfidoxydans genome, one window contains:
- a CDS encoding zinc-dependent peptidase produces the protein MLGRLRRWRAERFETRHPFPANAWAEARARVALLACLADDEAERLGRRAWRFLHAKRLSLHPELAASTPFDEPAQLALAGQACLLTLGWSDDDHDEAFSGFHEILILPDAFHRQVEEMDEFGVMHAYQDERAGETSHQGPVVVAFPDLMESGDFTGFNVVIHELAHKLDMGNSLDVDGFPPLPRDIDPKEWHRVFTAVWDDLQAHLERGEAPPIDDYAATHPGECFAVCCEYFFSAPDVLSGAYAELYDLLRRYFRQDPLRRLPEADAITHA, from the coding sequence ATGTTGGGTCGCCTGCGCCGCTGGCGGGCCGAGCGCTTCGAGACCCGCCATCCGTTCCCCGCGAACGCCTGGGCCGAGGCCCGCGCGCGCGTGGCGCTGCTGGCCTGCCTCGCCGACGACGAGGCCGAGCGCCTCGGGCGTCGCGCGTGGCGCTTCCTGCATGCCAAGCGCCTGAGCCTGCACCCCGAGCTGGCCGCGAGCACGCCGTTCGACGAGCCCGCGCAGCTCGCCCTGGCCGGCCAGGCCTGCCTGCTGACGCTGGGCTGGTCGGACGACGACCACGACGAGGCGTTCAGCGGCTTTCACGAAATCCTGATCCTGCCCGACGCCTTCCACCGCCAGGTGGAGGAGATGGACGAATTCGGCGTGATGCACGCCTACCAGGACGAGCGGGCGGGAGAGACCTCGCATCAGGGCCCGGTGGTGGTGGCCTTTCCCGATTTGATGGAGAGCGGCGACTTCACCGGCTTCAACGTGGTGATCCACGAGCTCGCCCACAAGCTCGACATGGGCAACTCGCTCGACGTCGATGGTTTCCCGCCGCTGCCGCGCGATATCGACCCGAAGGAGTGGCACCGCGTCTTCACCGCCGTGTGGGACGACCTGCAGGCGCACCTCGAACGCGGCGAGGCACCGCCCATCGACGACTACGCCGCCACCCACCCCGGCGAGTGCTTCGCGGTGTGCTGCGAGTACTTCTTCAGCGCCCCCGATGTGCTCAGCGGCGCCTACGCCGAACTCTACGACCTGCTCAGGCGCTACTTCCGCCAGGACCCGCTACGCCGCCTGCCCGAAGCTGACGCCATCACGCACGCCTGA